The Streptomyces pratensis genomic interval ACGTCGACCAGATCATCACACGTAAGCGGGCCTGGGACGTGTCCGACGTGGCTCGTTTCCCATCCAACTCTGAGGGTGTGATCCTGCGTTGCCTACAGTTCTCGGGTGGGGGACATAGGGCGATGATTCCTTGACGGCACGGGCGAAGCAGTTGGACGAGGAGCGGTGCGGATGGCCGAGCGGACGATTTACCTCGATGCAGATCCAGGTGACTGGAGGGCCCGGAAGATCTGTGTCCGGTCTTCCCGGTGGTACGTCACGGTGGAGCTGGACCGCGATGGTTACGTTGATGCGGCAGACTCACGGGGGGCGTCGGCAGAGCTCCCTGTCGCTTACGCCGATGCCGTCGAGGCGGTACGCGAGTCGTCGATCGACCGCCTCTGGTACGAGGGGTTCCCTGGCAACTTCTTGCTGGGCACCGGCTCGCGATTCATCACGCTGCCCGTCCCGTACATGGAGCTTGAAGCGTCGATCGAAGCTCTGCGATTGGCCGAGCTCGATCGGGACTACAGCAAGCTGCACGTGCTCGCCGGCCGTCTGGCGCTGCCCGTCGAGAAGTGGCTCGCTCCGGGTGAGCGGGAGTTGGTCCGGGGCATCGACTTCGATACGTCTCCCCCGGTGTTCCTGAAGTTTCTGCGCGGCAAGGCAAAAAAGCACGGGCTGCGTCTCAACGGCCGGGCAGCAGCCGGAAGCGTTTGGGTACGCCCAGTCCTGCTGCCAGTGCAGAAGCAGATCCGGGAGATGCGGCCTGAGCAGTTTCCCGGCTGGGTGGATCGCTGGAGCGACCATGTCGATCCGGATGATGCACTGCTTCGGCCGTGGGTGGGTGGCAGAGGCCAGAATCTGAGTCTCGGAGCGACTCCTGTTCGTTTCGGCTCAGTTGAGCTGTCTGTGGGCAGCGACTGCCGGTGC includes:
- a CDS encoding GNAT family N-acetyltransferase, with the translated sequence MAERTIYLDADPGDWRARKICVRSSRWYVTVELDRDGYVDAADSRGASAELPVAYADAVEAVRESSIDRLWYEGFPGNFLLGTGSRFITLPVPYMELEASIEALRLAELDRDYSKLHVLAGRLALPVEKWLAPGERELVRGIDFDTSPPVFLKFLRGKAKKHGLRLNGRAAAGSVWVRPVLLPVQKQIREMRPEQFPGWVDRWSDHVDPDDALLRPWVGGRGQNLSLGATPVRFGSVELSVGSDCRCGMQLEAEWGRAEAHAVHHAAWSFGVQVPKNLDWLDDLAVVTTQSSIGWRRLVYKVARLPQRENHYDFRSWTHLGEPEKTEDDRRAYLLKANGYVIGYLVAHDTDHHRSWDLADDSPDGDMDDRLRPRIDLVWVADAYRRQGVGAALVQKLADDFGCQVGDVSWSTPISDAGLTLARQLSPGGIWIS